In the genome of Crassaminicella thermophila, the window CCACTAAATCTATCTATAAATCCTATTTCTACTCCTGCTGCCTTTGTAGCAACATCTGCTGCAATGATTGCAGCTTCACTAGGCGTAATAGTAAGTATTCCTATTGCATCATTATATTCTCCTGGGAGTCCAATTTTTTTGTATATATTTTTTTGTGGATTTGCTATTAAATGTGCTAATGTAACCTGTTTTCCAGGTACATATTCTTGTATTACTCTTTGTTTTTCTTTCTGTTCCATCCAATCAACCTTTCACAGTTTGTAAAATATTTTTCTAAAAACAAATAAATGCTTGCTAAAGAAACGAATACTCGTTTTCTTATGGCAAGCATCATTGCTTATTTTACTGCACCCCATTGTGCAACAAAATGTAACCAAACTGCAATCTAATTTATAACTTTATTATACCAAACTGTTTTTCATTAATCAAGCTCATTTTGTAAATTTTTTGATAATTCTAAAAATAACTTCAACAGCCTTTTCCATAGAATTTACTGGGATATACTCATATTTCCCATGAAAATTATGTCCACCTGTAAAAATATTAGGACAAGGAAGTCCCATGTAAGAAAGTCTTGCTCCGTCCGTTCCTCCTCTTATAGGTTTTATAATAGGGCAAACTCCAACCTCTTCCATTGCTCTTTTTGCAGTTTCAACAATATGCATCACTGGTTCTATTTTTTCCTTCATATTATAATATTGGTCTTTCATCTCTAATACAATCGTATCTTTACCATATTTATCATTTAAAGAATCTACAATTTTTCTTATTTTTTTCTTTCTCTCCTCAAATTTATTATAATCATGATCTCTAATTATATAATACATAGAAGCTTTTTCTACATTTCCCTCTATCTCATTTAAATGATAAAACCCTTCATAGCCTTCTGTATAGGCTGGTATTTCTTTATCTGGCAGCATTGCATTTAGTTCCATTCCTATTAGAATAGCATTTTTCATTTTATTTTTTGCTGTTCCAGGATGTACATTTCTTCCATTTATTTCTATACTTGCATATGCTGCATTAAAATTCTCATATTCTAACTCTCCAATTTCACCTCCATCAATAGTATAAGCAAAGTCTGCACCAAATTTTTTTACATCAAAAAAGTTTGCCCCTTTTCCTATCTCTTCATCTGGTGTAAAAGCTACTTTTACTGTCCCATGTTTTATATTAGGATTATTCAATAAATATTCCATAGCCGTTACAATTTCTGCAATACCTGCTTTATCATCTGCTCCTAAAAGAGTAGTCCCATCTGTAGTAATCAAATCTTGTCCTATATATTTTTTTAATTCAGGAAAATCATTAGGTGATAAAATTATATTTTTTTCTTTGTTTAATACAATATCTCCTCCATCATAATTTTTAACAATCTGAGGATTTACATTCTCCCCTATCATGTCTGGACTCGTATCCATATGCGCAATAAAACCGATAGTAGGAACATTATGATCTATATTTGAAGGTAATGTTGCCATTACATACCCATTTTCATCAACAGAAACATCCTGCATTCCTATATCCATAAGTTCATTTGCTAAATCTTTTGCAAAAACAAGTTGTTTTTCTGAACTAGGGCAAGTTTTTGCAGCCTCTTGAGATCTTGTATCATAACTAACATATTTTAAAAATCTCTCTACAACTTTTTTCATATTGCTCATCTCCTTAGTTTTTATCTTTTTCTCATAATATCTAAAAATTCCATATTCTTTTTTCTTACATAAGCCATAGATGCAGAGTCCCCATGTCCAGGATATATAATAATATCATCATCCCATTTTGATATTTTATTTCGAATAGAATTCTTCATTTCAGAATAATTTCCTCCTTCCAAATCTGTCCTGCCAAGATCTATATTAAAAATAGTATCTCCTGTAAATATAATATTTTCATTTTTAACTTTTAAACAAATCCCTCCTGGTGTGTGCCCTGGCGTATGAATCACTTCTAATACGATCTCACCAGCTTTAATAACATCTCCATCTACTACTATTCTATCTGAGATGATTGATATAGCCTTTCTAAAATTACTTATTGAATGATTCTTATAAGGATCTTTTAACCCTTCTGCATCCTTTTTATGAATATATGTAGGGATATTATATTTTTTCTTTAATTCTAAAACAGCACCTATATGATCATAATGATAATGGGTTAAAATGATTCCAATAGGCTTCAAATTATTTCTATCAATATAGTCTATAAACGTTTTTGGTTCGTCTCCAGGATCAATAATAAAAGCTTCAAGGGTATTCTCATCATAAATAACATATCCATTTGTTTCTAGCATTCCAATAATCAGTCTTTCAATTTTCATAAAAAAACTCCTCTTTACTATATTTATCAAAATAAGCCCCACAGTAAATCTGTAGGGCTTTCTTTGGAGCGGACAACGGGAATCGAACCCGCACAACTGGCTTGGGAAGCCAGGACTCTACCATTAAGCTATGTCCGCATTTTATTAATTTCATTATATTATTATTGGATTTAACTGTCAATATTTTCAATAAATACTTTCAAAACATTTAATATTAGCCCTAAGAATATTATATCCTTAGGGCTTTTCAAAATTACTGATTAATAAGTTGTGTTTTGGAAGCCACTACTTTGAACTTTCTGTTTTGCCTGTTGAATCTCTAATTGATCTATTGCAGTTGAACTTGTAAGGTTTGCTCCAGTACCTGTTATTGCACCTGATACCAACCCTTGTCCAGCTGCCCCATAGTTGCCCATTTTTTGTTTTGCTTTTTGAATCTCATTTTGATCAACGGCATTTGAGTTTGATAAACTAGGAACATTTCCCATATTATTATACATAGTTTGGCATTCCTCCACTTGTAATTTTGGTAAGCTGTAAGCTTACATTAAATATTGTGTGCAGTTTAAAAAAGAATATGCTTTGTAAAATTTACGATTTTTTCGTTATTTTGACAAAAGTTTAATAAACATGTCTATTTTTCTTCTTTGAGCTGTATCTAAAAGTTCAGTCATTTGCTTAAGCATTTGAAGTTTTTTAATTAAGTTATTTTTCTCAGCTATAGAAAAACCACCTATCAAGCGTTTCATTTCTTCTTCAATTTCGCCTTGTGATTTATTTTTGTATTTATCCGCTAAATTAGAAAGTTGTTTGAATTGTTCATCTGATGCATTTATGGCTCCTGCTACCTTTCTTAATTTTTTATTTATATTATTTGGCATAATCACCCTCCTTTTTCATTTTTTATTATCCTTTTGCACTACTATACTATGTATTTATCTTAAATCTGTTACAGGTTGTCTAAATAAAAATAGGATTAGGTTTAAACCTAATCCTATAATTTATGTGCAAATGCATTTAATTTTTCAGCTAACTGAGATAGTTCATTTATCTCTGCTGTAATTTCTTCTGTCCCTGCAGCCTGTTCTTGAGTCAATGCTCCATTTTGCTCTACCATTTGAAGTATTTGGGTAACACCCTCTTGAATTTCTTTTAGTACAGAAGCAATCTTATCTACTGCTTCGTTACTAGAAATTGCTAATTTTCTTATTTCTTCAGCAACCACTTGAAATCCTCTGCCAGCTTCGCCTGCTCTAGCAGCTTCGATAGCTGCATTTAGACCTAGTAAATTTGTTTGTTTTGCAACCTGCTGTACAAATCCAACAACTTGATCTGTTTCTTTTGCCTTTGTTAATGCATTATTTACGGAGCTAATAATCCCTTCTCCTGAAAAAGCAATTTGTTCAGCACTAGAAGAAATTTGTGTTGTTGTTTTTGACATCTCATTTAAAGAATTTGCAAGAGTTTTAATAATATCTAAAAGTTCTTCACGATCACTAATGTTTTTCGCCGTTCCAATCGCTCCAATAATTTGTCCATCTTCATCTATAATTGGCATTCCTGTAGCTGACATAGGTGTGCCAGTTAACTCCTTCGATATAAACCTAGTAACTTTTTTCTTCTGTTTTATACATTGATAAAGCACTGTTTCAGGATTTAATGCATCTCCTTCTCTCATATGTAGATCTATTGTTTTCCCAGGCATATATTTTAATAATTTTTCTCTATCACTTATTGCAACAGCTAAATCATCTTCTGTAAAATCATTTACGTATGCTGCTATATCTACATATCTTTTTAAAACCTCATTCATTTATATACCCCCATAAAATATACTTTATTTCTTATTTTTCTACATTATTTTTTAAATTCCTGCATAAAAAATCTCTCTTATTATTATAAGAAAGATTTTTTTGCTTTTTATAACATCAATACGCCATTCTCTTTTATAATTACCTGTAATATTTTTTGTTCTTCCCCAGTTTCTGCATTTATATAAATTAAAAATGTATCACCTTTATAATTTGCTTTAAATTCATAACATAATATCTCTTTTCCACCTTCATTTGGTATAATAACAAGCTTTGAATCTATAACTTTTGCATCAATACTGATCTTATCTTTTGCTTCTTGTATATTTATTTTTGGTTTAGAAATATTCCTTTCATGATGATTAAACAAATATCCTTCTGCCTCAAAACCTACAATTTCTCCATTGTCCAATCCAACCTTTACCTTAATTAAATCCGTATATATAATCACATTATCTTGCATACAAGCAAAGTTAATAACCATTTGTCCATCATATTTTTCTGAATATGTTGGAACCATGTTTTTATAGCCTCTTTTTTTTAAAAAATCTTTTGCTATTTCTAATCCTCTCTTTTCTGATATTTTCGCTTCACTAATTTCCCTTGTGTTAAGCATCCATAATACGTAGCCACCATTTTTTGTTATTGCCATTGTTACGGAACTTTTTTCTTTTTCCTTAGGCTTTAACTCTATTGTATATGCAGGAATTCTACTATTTGTTTCTCCTATCAAATCAGCTTTATATTCTACTTTATTTCCTAGAAATTCTTCTGCTATTTTTTTTATTTCATTTTTACTAATTCTTCTACCATTTAATTTTGATTTTTGTTTTTTTATGTGTTCTGAAAAGGGTCCGTCATATATTAACTCTGGATATTCCTGCATTTTTTCTTCTATATTTAAAAAACTAGTAGTAATCATATTTTCATTAGGTTTTTTTAGTTTCTTATTTGCTTTTCTCCTTAATTCTCCAATGCTCATTCCATTTTCTGCTATGCTATTTTGTAGAGAAATAAATTGTTGGGATAGATAATTAGAATAATTATGTAATTGTTGTAATGTTTCTTTTTCCTCTAGACTTAAAGGCTTCCCTTCAAGATTTTTTCTTGCTAAAGCAATACTCAAATCCCCTACTTGACTTAAAAATTTTTGTGTTTTGCTTACGTTCTTATGATCAATTGGAAGCTGCGTTAATTTTTCCTGAGCATCATAGCAAAGATTAGCAATATCTGAAAATAACAATACATTTTGCTTTGGGGCACTAGCGATCATAACCTTTGAAAGATTAACTTGAATATTTTCCACATCTACAACCATATCATGGAACATTCTTTGAAATTGATTTTCTAAAAAAATATTATGTTCTTTATTTTGTTGATATTGTGTATATCCCCATAATCCTGTCACTATCAATGCTAATAATAATACTACTACCAAACTATTTTTCATATCTATCCCCCGTTTCTATTCATGTGCAAACCAATGTTTTCCTATTTTTAGAGTAACTTTTCTTGTCCATATCCACTTGCTTGT includes:
- the eutS gene encoding ethanolamine utilization microcompartment protein EutS — protein: MEQKEKQRVIQEYVPGKQVTLAHLIANPQKNIYKKIGLPGEYNDAIGILTITPSEAAIIAADVATKAAGVEIGFIDRFSGSLLVTGDVSSVESALKEVLHVLEEILSFTPASLTRS
- the pepT gene encoding peptidase T is translated as MKKVVERFLKYVSYDTRSQEAAKTCPSSEKQLVFAKDLANELMDIGMQDVSVDENGYVMATLPSNIDHNVPTIGFIAHMDTSPDMIGENVNPQIVKNYDGGDIVLNKEKNIILSPNDFPELKKYIGQDLITTDGTTLLGADDKAGIAEIVTAMEYLLNNPNIKHGTVKVAFTPDEEIGKGANFFDVKKFGADFAYTIDGGEIGELEYENFNAAYASIEINGRNVHPGTAKNKMKNAILIGMELNAMLPDKEIPAYTEGYEGFYHLNEIEGNVEKASMYYIIRDHDYNKFEERKKKIRKIVDSLNDKYGKDTIVLEMKDQYYNMKEKIEPVMHIVETAKRAMEEVGVCPIIKPIRGGTDGARLSYMGLPCPNIFTGGHNFHGKYEYIPVNSMEKAVEVIFRIIKKFTK
- a CDS encoding MBL fold metallo-hydrolase; amino-acid sequence: MKIERLIIGMLETNGYVIYDENTLEAFIIDPGDEPKTFIDYIDRNNLKPIGIILTHYHYDHIGAVLELKKKYNIPTYIHKKDAEGLKDPYKNHSISNFRKAISIISDRIVVDGDVIKAGEIVLEVIHTPGHTPGGICLKVKNENIIFTGDTIFNIDLGRTDLEGGNYSEMKNSIRNKISKWDDDIIIYPGHGDSASMAYVRKKNMEFLDIMRKR
- a CDS encoding methyl-accepting chemotaxis protein; translation: MNEVLKRYVDIAAYVNDFTEDDLAVAISDREKLLKYMPGKTIDLHMREGDALNPETVLYQCIKQKKKVTRFISKELTGTPMSATGMPIIDEDGQIIGAIGTAKNISDREELLDIIKTLANSLNEMSKTTTQISSSAEQIAFSGEGIISSVNNALTKAKETDQVVGFVQQVAKQTNLLGLNAAIEAARAGEAGRGFQVVAEEIRKLAISSNEAVDKIASVLKEIQEGVTQILQMVEQNGALTQEQAAGTEEITAEINELSQLAEKLNAFAHKL
- the ypeB gene encoding germination protein YpeB, with translation MKNSLVVVLLLALIVTGLWGYTQYQQNKEHNIFLENQFQRMFHDMVVDVENIQVNLSKVMIASAPKQNVLLFSDIANLCYDAQEKLTQLPIDHKNVSKTQKFLSQVGDLSIALARKNLEGKPLSLEEKETLQQLHNYSNYLSQQFISLQNSIAENGMSIGELRRKANKKLKKPNENMITTSFLNIEEKMQEYPELIYDGPFSEHIKKQKSKLNGRRISKNEIKKIAEEFLGNKVEYKADLIGETNSRIPAYTIELKPKEKEKSSVTMAITKNGGYVLWMLNTREISEAKISEKRGLEIAKDFLKKRGYKNMVPTYSEKYDGQMVINFACMQDNVIIYTDLIKVKVGLDNGEIVGFEAEGYLFNHHERNISKPKINIQEAKDKISIDAKVIDSKLVIIPNEGGKEILCYEFKANYKGDTFLIYINAETGEEQKILQVIIKENGVLML